One genomic segment of Corvus moneduloides isolate bCorMon1 chromosome 23, bCorMon1.pri, whole genome shotgun sequence includes these proteins:
- the MRPS15 gene encoding LOW QUALITY PROTEIN: 28S ribosomal protein S15, mitochondrial (The sequence of the model RefSeq protein was modified relative to this genomic sequence to represent the inferred CDS: deleted 1 base in 1 codon) — translation MLALLGRGLAGPARAGAAVLGRAEPVCSPVLQAARGYARRVTRKRKDIPSHLDDLPPTLLKKDYANLPIMNSVDDVVKRLLSLEMASQKEKMKVKTQQLVEKVRRSPNDSGSFEVQVAILTARIRTLEEHLQRHPKDKSNRRCMLMDVDRRRKMLGYLRRVNYSTFESTCKQLDIQYSPPQPYIRRVTKRWLVKKALCIKVFQEKQKLKAAERLKQRREWQVRARAAQARQEKQVQEKQAQEGTPV, via the exons ATGCTGGCGCTGCTGGGCCGCGGCCTGGCGGGGCCGGCCCGTGCCGGGGCCGCcgtgctgggcagggcagagcccg TCTGCAGTCCTGTGCTCCAGGCAGCCAGGGGTTATGCCAGACGTGTgacaaggaagaggaaag ACATCCCCAGCCATCTGGATGACCTCCCTCCCACCTTGCTGAAGAAGGATTATGCCAATCTCCCGATAATGAACAG TGTGGATGATGTAGTGAAACGGCTGTTGTCCCTGGAAATGGCAAGCCAG AAGGAGAAGATGAAGGTAAAGACACAGCAGCTGGTGGAGAAGGTCAGGAGGTCTCCCAATGACAGTGGCTCCTTTGAGGTGCAAG TTGCTATTTTGACTGCCAGGATACGCACGCTCGAGGAGCACCTCCAGAGGCATCCCAAG GACAAAAGTAACCGTCGGTGCATGCTGATGGATGTGGACCGGCGGAGGAAGATGCTGGGGTATCTGCGCCGGGTGAACTACAGCACCTTCGAGAGCACCTGCAAACAGCTGGACATCCAGTAcagc cccccccagccctACATCCGCCGTGTCACCAAGCGCTGGCTGGTCAAGAAGGCTCTCTGCATCAAG GTAttccaggagaagcagaagctgaaagcagcagagaggctgAAGCAGAGGAGAGAGTGGCAGGTGAGAGCAAGGGCAGCACAGGCACGGCAGGAGAAGCAGGTGCAAGAGAAGCAGGCACAGGAGGGGACTCCTGTGTag
- the OSCP1 gene encoding LOW QUALITY PROTEIN: protein OSCP1 (The sequence of the model RefSeq protein was modified relative to this genomic sequence to represent the inferred CDS: deleted 1 base in 1 codon), with product MSTRTLPLLFLNLGGEMLYILDQRLRAQSIPGEKARKDEWTDVDRKRVMNDIISAMFKKNFMEELFKPQDLYSKKALRTVYDRLAHTSIMRLNQASMDKLYDLMTMAFKYQVLLCPRPRDILLVTFNHLGCHQDFISDSPGILNQVDETFRQLIETYNCLSDGEFQLIRQTLLIFFQDMHIRVSIFLKDKVQNSNGRFVLPISGPVPWGTEVPGLIRIFNHKGVEVRRAEFTTAGNYVTPQREGSFELYGDRVLKLGTNMYSVTRPVETHMSGSSKKLASQAKENIVPNPLAKEELNFLARLLGGLDIQKPAGGETGFRLNLFTTDEEEEYAGVLLDTAAQTRPEELSYKVINIEATQEPGRRAELSRILGELEVAEPRPGSAEKGEDLLALMDGL from the exons ATGTCGACGCGGACGCTGCCGCTGCTGTTCCTGAACCTGGGCGGGGAGATGCTCTACATCCTGGACCAGCGGCTGCGCGCCCAGAGCATCCCCGGAGAGAAGGCGCGCAAAG ATGAATGGACAGATGTGGACAGGAAACGAG TTATGAACGACATCATCTCTGCCATGTTCAAGAAAAATTTCATGGAGGAGCTATTCAAACCCCAGGATCTCTATTCCAAGAAAGCCCTGCGCACTGTGTACGACCGGCTGGCTCACACCTCCATCATGAGACTGAACCAGGCCAGCATGGACAAG CTGTACGACCTCATGACTATGGCCTTCAAATAccaagtgctgctgtgccctcgGCCCAGGGACATTCTGCTGGTCACATTCAACCACCTGGGATGCCATCAGGATTTCATCTCCGACTCCCCTGGCATTCTGAACCAGGTGGATGAGACCTTCCGGCAGCTGATAGAA accTACAACTGTCTCTCTGATGGTGAATTCCAGCTCATCAGGCAAACACTCCTCATTTTCTTCCAGGATATGCACATCAGG GTCTCCATCTTTCTGAAGGATAAAGTGCAAAACTCGAACGGTCGCTTTGTGCTGCCAATCTCAGGGCCTGTCCCGTGGGGCACGGAGGTCCCAGGGCTCATCAG GATATTCAATCACAAAGGAGTGGAAGTTAGAAGGGCTGAGTTCACCACTGCTGGGAATTACGTTACTCCACAAAGGGAAGGATCTTTTGAGCTTTATGGAGACAGAGTCCTCAAACTTGGAACAAATAT GTACAGTGTGACCCGGCCAGTGGAGACACATATGTCGGGATCATCCAAAAAGCTGGCATCCCAGGCGAAG GAGAACATAGTCCCCAACCCTCTTGCTAAAGAAGAGCTGAACTTTCTGGCCCGGCTGCTGGGAGGTTTGGACATCCAGAAACCCGCTGGTGGTGAGACGGGATTTCGGCTGAACTTGTTCACGACTGACGAGGAGGAAGAGTATGCTGGAGTCCttcttg ACACGGCGGCACAGACCAGACCAGAGGAGTTGTCCTAC AAGGTTATCAACATTGAAGCCACGCAG GagccggggcggcgggcggagcTGTCCCGCATCCTGGGGGAGCTGGAGGTGGCGGAGCCGCGCCCGGGCAGCGCCGAGAAGGGCGAGGACTTGCTGGCGCTGATGGACGGGCTCTGa